A genomic region of Trifolium pratense cultivar HEN17-A07 linkage group LG3, ARS_RC_1.1, whole genome shotgun sequence contains the following coding sequences:
- the LOC123914327 gene encoding DEAD-box ATP-dependent RNA helicase 1-like isoform X1, with protein MAEMGEEKQHSIPALPWMRDPVDITLSQQLPLDSVPSLHPKLKSALEDLGISNLFPVQVAVWHETVGPGNFERDICVNSPTGSGKTLAYALPLVQMLSDRITRCLRALVVVPTRDLALQVKQVFDAIASPLGLRVGLAVGQSSLADEIFELVEMPAHDISTYYDPHHVSLPRFQSKVDILVATPGRLMDHINTTKGFTLEHLYYLVVDETDRLLREAYQSWLPTVLELIQSNDDGFFQPADSFFPCSVGALRTRRRCGVERGFKDKPYPRLAKMVLSATLTQDPGRIIQLNLHHPLLLKAGQMRYRLPENLESFKLICDKNVKPLYLIALLKSLGEEKCLVFTKSVDSTHRLCQLLNCFEDLQIDIKEYSSLQHQRVRSKTLNEFRKGVFQVLVSSDALTRGMDVEGVRNVINYDVPKYIKTYVHRAGRTARAGQTGRCFTLMSEDEVRRFKKLMRKAEGGSCLDHNISSSLIEALYTSYQSALTKYKVIISKTQKKPKK; from the exons AT ggcCGAAATGGGTGAAGAAAAGCAACACAGTATTCCCGCTTTGCCATGGATGAGAGACCCTGTCGACATCACTCTCTCTCAACAACTTCCGCTGGATTCTGTTCCTTCTCTCCACCCCAA GTTGAAGTCAGCGCTGGAGGACTTGGGAATCTCAAACCTATTCCCAGTGCAAGTCGCAGTTTGGCACGAAACGGTTGGCCCTGGCAATTTTGAGCGAGACATTTGTGTTAACTCACCCACTGGAAGCGGCAAAACCCTCGCCTACGCTCTCCCCTTAGTGCAGATGCTATCTGATCGCATCACTAGATGTCTCCGCGCCTTGGTTGTGGTCCCCACTCGCGACCTTGCTTTGCAGGTCAAACAAGTCTTTGATGCCATTGCGTCTCCATTAGGCCTGCGCGTTGGCTTGGCCGTTGGTCAATCATCCTTAGCCGACGAGATTTTCGAGCTCGTTGAAATGCCGGCACATGATATAAGCACCTACTATGATCCGCATCACGTTTCACTTCCTCGCTTTCAGAGTAAGGTCGACATATTGGTAGCAACCCCTGGCAGGCTTATGGATCACATTAATACTACCAAAGGCTTCACGCTTGAGCATCTTTATTATCTT GTGGTTGATGAAACAGATCGGTTGCTTCGTGAGGCATACCAATCATGGTTGCCTACTGTGCTTGAACTGATCCAATCTAATGATGACGGTTTTTTCCAACCGGCTGATTCTTTTTTCCCCTGTTCTGTTGGTGCATTAAGAACCAGAAGAAGATG TGGAGTTGAGAGGGGATTCAAGGACAAGCCTTATCCCAGGCTGGCAAAAATGGTTCTATCCGCGACATTAACTCAGGATCCAGGCAGGATTATTCAGCTTAATTTGCATCACCCTTTATTATTGAAAGCTGGACAAATGCGTTATCGGCTCCCAGAAAATTTGGAATCTTTTAAACTG atTTGTGATAAAAATGTGAAACCCTTGTACTTAATTGCCCTTTTGAAATCCCTGGGAGAAGAAAAATGCCTAGTTTTTACAAAATCTGTGGATTCAACGCACCGTCTCTGCCAATTGCTGAATTGTTTTGAAGATCTACAAATTGATATCAAGGAGTATTCTAGTCTTCAACATCAACGTGTAAGAAG CAAGACATTGAATGAATTTCGGAAGGGGGTGTTTCAAGTGCTTGTATCTTCTGATGCGTTGACTCGTGGAATGGATGTTGAAGGGGTAAGAAATGTCATTAATTATGATGTGCccaaatacataaaaacttatgttcATCGAGCTGGTAGGACTGCAAGAGCAGGCCAGACTGGGCGTTGCTTCACACTGATGTCAGAAGATGAG GTTCGACGATTTAAGAAGTTGATGCGAAAGGCTGAGGGTGGTTCTTGTCTAGACCATAACATTTCATCCAGTCTAATTGAAGCACTCTATACTTCCTACCAATCAG CACTGACAAAATATAAGGTGATAATTTCAAAGACACAAAAGAAACCCAAGAAGTAG
- the LOC123914327 gene encoding DEAD-box ATP-dependent RNA helicase 1-like isoform X2 yields the protein MGEEKQHSIPALPWMRDPVDITLSQQLPLDSVPSLHPKLKSALEDLGISNLFPVQVAVWHETVGPGNFERDICVNSPTGSGKTLAYALPLVQMLSDRITRCLRALVVVPTRDLALQVKQVFDAIASPLGLRVGLAVGQSSLADEIFELVEMPAHDISTYYDPHHVSLPRFQSKVDILVATPGRLMDHINTTKGFTLEHLYYLVVDETDRLLREAYQSWLPTVLELIQSNDDGFFQPADSFFPCSVGALRTRRRCGVERGFKDKPYPRLAKMVLSATLTQDPGRIIQLNLHHPLLLKAGQMRYRLPENLESFKLICDKNVKPLYLIALLKSLGEEKCLVFTKSVDSTHRLCQLLNCFEDLQIDIKEYSSLQHQRVRSKTLNEFRKGVFQVLVSSDALTRGMDVEGVRNVINYDVPKYIKTYVHRAGRTARAGQTGRCFTLMSEDEVRRFKKLMRKAEGGSCLDHNISSSLIEALYTSYQSALTKYKVIISKTQKKPKK from the exons ATGGGTGAAGAAAAGCAACACAGTATTCCCGCTTTGCCATGGATGAGAGACCCTGTCGACATCACTCTCTCTCAACAACTTCCGCTGGATTCTGTTCCTTCTCTCCACCCCAA GTTGAAGTCAGCGCTGGAGGACTTGGGAATCTCAAACCTATTCCCAGTGCAAGTCGCAGTTTGGCACGAAACGGTTGGCCCTGGCAATTTTGAGCGAGACATTTGTGTTAACTCACCCACTGGAAGCGGCAAAACCCTCGCCTACGCTCTCCCCTTAGTGCAGATGCTATCTGATCGCATCACTAGATGTCTCCGCGCCTTGGTTGTGGTCCCCACTCGCGACCTTGCTTTGCAGGTCAAACAAGTCTTTGATGCCATTGCGTCTCCATTAGGCCTGCGCGTTGGCTTGGCCGTTGGTCAATCATCCTTAGCCGACGAGATTTTCGAGCTCGTTGAAATGCCGGCACATGATATAAGCACCTACTATGATCCGCATCACGTTTCACTTCCTCGCTTTCAGAGTAAGGTCGACATATTGGTAGCAACCCCTGGCAGGCTTATGGATCACATTAATACTACCAAAGGCTTCACGCTTGAGCATCTTTATTATCTT GTGGTTGATGAAACAGATCGGTTGCTTCGTGAGGCATACCAATCATGGTTGCCTACTGTGCTTGAACTGATCCAATCTAATGATGACGGTTTTTTCCAACCGGCTGATTCTTTTTTCCCCTGTTCTGTTGGTGCATTAAGAACCAGAAGAAGATG TGGAGTTGAGAGGGGATTCAAGGACAAGCCTTATCCCAGGCTGGCAAAAATGGTTCTATCCGCGACATTAACTCAGGATCCAGGCAGGATTATTCAGCTTAATTTGCATCACCCTTTATTATTGAAAGCTGGACAAATGCGTTATCGGCTCCCAGAAAATTTGGAATCTTTTAAACTG atTTGTGATAAAAATGTGAAACCCTTGTACTTAATTGCCCTTTTGAAATCCCTGGGAGAAGAAAAATGCCTAGTTTTTACAAAATCTGTGGATTCAACGCACCGTCTCTGCCAATTGCTGAATTGTTTTGAAGATCTACAAATTGATATCAAGGAGTATTCTAGTCTTCAACATCAACGTGTAAGAAG CAAGACATTGAATGAATTTCGGAAGGGGGTGTTTCAAGTGCTTGTATCTTCTGATGCGTTGACTCGTGGAATGGATGTTGAAGGGGTAAGAAATGTCATTAATTATGATGTGCccaaatacataaaaacttatgttcATCGAGCTGGTAGGACTGCAAGAGCAGGCCAGACTGGGCGTTGCTTCACACTGATGTCAGAAGATGAG GTTCGACGATTTAAGAAGTTGATGCGAAAGGCTGAGGGTGGTTCTTGTCTAGACCATAACATTTCATCCAGTCTAATTGAAGCACTCTATACTTCCTACCAATCAG CACTGACAAAATATAAGGTGATAATTTCAAAGACACAAAAGAAACCCAAGAAGTAG
- the LOC123914328 gene encoding probable dolichyl pyrophosphate Glc1Man9GlcNAc2 alpha-1,3-glucosyltransferase, translating into MGKEKLSFKQVHDSSSAKTTLCWFFLVVTCIKVLLFPSYRSTDFEVHRNWLALTHSLPLSQWYFDETSPWTLDYPPFFAYFERFLSFFAHIVDPQIVHLKEGLNYSSDKVVYFQRVTVILSDLSLLYGVYRLTRKLDSRKQKLVWTLVIWSPMLLIVDHVHFQYNGFLIGILLISLSFLEEGMDLLGGFVFAVLLCFKHLFAVAAPVYFVYLLRHYCWGGIVRGFSRLLIMGSLVVAVFASAFGPFFHLGQIQQVIQRLFPFGRGLCHAYWAPNFWVFYIMLDKGLAFILRKIGFNIQAPAASFTAGLVGDSSPFSVLPRITPSVTFIMVLLALSPCLFKAWKNPRPQMITRWISYAYTCGFLFGWHVHEKASLHFVIPLAFVAAQTPEDAKHYFLLSIVSCYSLFPLLFEAQEYPIKVLLLLLHFILMWSGFSAQFSDKAETRATTAHTKKKGDQFGSKGSLSADVKNNGFAIGLIESVYLAGLVVVEIWGQFLHPLLFGDKLAFLPLMLISVYCALGIMYSWIWQLRSIVKSH; encoded by the exons ATGGGAAAAGAGAAACTAAGCTTCAAACAAGTCCACGATTCCAGTAGTGCGAAAACTACTCTCTGCTGGTTTTTTCTTGTAGTTACTTGTATAAAAGTTCTCCTTTTCCCGTCTTACCGCAGTACAGACTTTGAAGTGCACCGCAACTGGCTTGCATTGACTCATTCGCTTCCTCTTTCTCAGTGGTACTTTGACGAAACTAGTCCATGGACTTTAGATTACCCACCGTTCTTTGCATATTTTGAACGCTTTTTATCCTTTTTTGCTCACATTGTTGATCCCCAAATTGTGCACCTTAAGGAGGGTTTGAATTATAGCTCGGATAAGGTGGTTTATTTCCAAAGAGTTACTGTAATACTTTCTGATTTATCTCTTCTTTATGGGGTTTATAGACTTACTAGGAAACTGGATTCGAGAAAGCAAAAGTTGGTATGGACATTGGTTATTTGGTCACCGATGCTTTTAATAGTGGACCATGTGCATTTCCAATACAATGGATTTCTCATTGGGATTTTGTTGATTTCACTTTCGTTTTTGGAGGAAGGAATGGATTTGTTAGGTGGCTTTGTTTTTGCTGTTCTTCTGTGCTTTAAACATTTATTTGCAGTGGCAGCACCtgtttattttgtttacttGTTGCGGCACTATTGTTGGGGTGGAATCGTAAGAGGCTTTAGTCGACTCTTGATTATGGGAAGTTTGGTTGTAGCAGTGTTTGCATCTGCATTTGGGCCATTTTTCCACCTTGGACAg ATACAACAAGTCATCCAACGATTGTTTCCATTTGGCAGGGGGCTTTGCCATGCATACTGGGCCCCAAATTTTTGGGTATTCTATATCATGTTAGACAAAGGACTTGCTTTCATACTCAGAAAAATTGGGTTTAATATCCAGGCACCAGCAGCTTCCTTCACTGCAGGGCTGGTAGGGGATTCCTCACCTTTTTCTGTTCTACCTCGG ATCACTCCATCCGTGACCTTTATAATGGTTCTGCTTGCCTTATCTCCTTGTCTTTTCAAGGCTTGGAAGAATCCGCGGCCACAGATGATTACTAGATGGATATCATATGCTTATACCTGTGGTTTTCTTTTTGGGTGGCATGTTCACGAGAAGGCATCACTCCATTTTGTAATTCCACTTGCCTTTGTTGCAGCACAGACCCCAGAGGATGCAAAACATTACTTTTTGTTGTCAATAG TATCCTGCTATTCACTTTTTCCGCTACTATTTGAAGCCCAAGAGTATCCTATCAAAGTTCTGTTGCTGCTTCTTCACTTCATTTTGATGTGGTCAGGCTTTTCAGCACAATTTTCCGACAAGGCTGAAACGAGAGCGACGACTGCTCACACAAAGAAAAAAGGTGATCAATTTGGATCTAAAGGTAGTTTAAGTGCGGATGTGAAGAATAATGGTTTTGCTATTGGCTTGATTGAGAGTGTTTATCTGGCTGGTCTCGTAGTTGTAGAG